A genome region from Leptospiraceae bacterium includes the following:
- a CDS encoding penicillin acylase family protein: MRDNIKITRTEDGVPKIRANSQEDCMYALGYIHAIDRGMQMVFMKALGRGRLSELFDSSDTSLSIDIFFRKMNWYGRTSKPLSEVEPENRNWLNSYCAGVNDGFSETYPFELKLLGVTKELWTIEDCILISRMIGYLTLAQSQAEIEKLFIEMVQAGVGKKYLDELFPGILGGANFDWIKKIQLDEKVIPPEIFWAIGAPKMMASNNWVIGGKYTKSGKPILANDPHLEINRLPAVWCEVILTTNDWFAMGGSMPGIPGILTGRTKDLSWGVTYAFVDGYDSWMEQCREGKYLKDGKLKPFVIRKENILRKKKKPEEITFYENEHGTLAGNPYKEGVYLTSLWAGVESGGMSVNAVLSLLKIKHTKQAMESIRNLETAWNFVIADSEGNIGYQMTGKVPKRNKNASGFVPFIGWNKKNDWNGFESPADLPKSYNPKQGFFVTANNDLNQYGKIKPINMAMGSYRADRITNLIRSKTNFTVEDICQMQYDIYSNEAEIFMKILKPVLPDTEQGSILKNWDFLYDIESKGAYLFEIFYKALYKEVFGKKNLGEKLISFLQEDTGVFVDFYDKFVNILLSEKSIWFGNESREEIYRRVAAESLNTPVQTWGSVQKISFTHILFGEKLPQFLGFDKGPISLPGGRATISQGQIYRAAGRKTSFAPSIRIVSDMSTNVCITNMPGGPRDRRFSQWYSSDLKNWISGKYKTLGQEGKDLKFN, encoded by the coding sequence GATTGATATTTTTTTTAGAAAGATGAATTGGTATGGGAGAACTTCAAAACCCCTATCAGAAGTCGAACCAGAAAATAGAAATTGGCTCAATTCATATTGCGCAGGTGTAAATGACGGATTTAGCGAAACTTATCCATTTGAATTGAAATTACTCGGTGTGACTAAGGAATTGTGGACGATTGAAGATTGTATATTAATTTCTAGAATGATTGGTTATTTAACATTGGCACAATCTCAGGCAGAGATAGAAAAACTTTTTATTGAAATGGTGCAAGCGGGAGTAGGAAAAAAATATTTAGACGAATTATTCCCCGGAATTTTGGGGGGAGCAAATTTTGATTGGATCAAAAAAATTCAATTAGATGAAAAAGTAATTCCGCCTGAAATTTTTTGGGCAATTGGAGCACCTAAAATGATGGCATCAAACAATTGGGTCATCGGAGGCAAATATACAAAGAGCGGTAAACCAATCTTAGCCAATGACCCACATTTGGAAATAAATCGCCTCCCAGCAGTTTGGTGCGAAGTTATTTTAACAACTAACGATTGGTTTGCTATGGGTGGGAGTATGCCAGGAATTCCAGGAATTCTAACTGGAAGAACGAAAGACCTAAGTTGGGGAGTTACCTATGCATTTGTAGACGGTTATGATTCTTGGATGGAACAATGCAGAGAAGGGAAATATTTAAAAGATGGGAAATTGAAACCATTTGTAATTCGAAAAGAAAACATCCTACGAAAAAAAAAGAAACCAGAAGAAATTACATTCTACGAAAATGAACATGGAACTTTAGCTGGGAATCCATACAAAGAAGGTGTCTATCTTACTTCTTTATGGGCAGGTGTTGAATCTGGTGGTATGTCGGTTAATGCTGTTTTATCTCTATTGAAAATTAAACATACAAAACAGGCGATGGAATCCATTCGAAACTTAGAAACTGCATGGAACTTTGTAATCGCAGATTCAGAAGGAAATATTGGTTACCAAATGACAGGAAAGGTACCCAAACGAAATAAAAATGCAAGTGGATTTGTTCCATTCATTGGTTGGAATAAAAAAAATGACTGGAACGGATTTGAATCTCCAGCCGATCTTCCAAAATCCTATAATCCTAAACAAGGATTTTTTGTGACGGCTAATAATGATTTAAACCAATATGGCAAAATAAAACCTATTAATATGGCAATGGGATCGTATCGAGCCGATCGGATAACAAACCTTATTCGCAGTAAAACAAATTTTACCGTAGAAGATATATGTCAGATGCAGTATGATATCTATTCGAATGAAGCAGAAATTTTTATGAAAATTTTGAAACCAGTTTTACCTGATACAGAGCAGGGGAGTATTTTAAAAAATTGGGATTTCTTATATGATATAGAATCTAAAGGCGCTTATTTATTTGAAATATTTTATAAAGCACTATATAAAGAGGTTTTTGGAAAAAAGAATTTAGGAGAAAAGTTAATTTCTTTTTTACAAGAGGATACAGGAGTGTTTGTTGATTTTTATGACAAATTCGTAAATATTCTTTTGTCTGAAAAATCAATTTGGTTTGGAAATGAATCTAGAGAAGAGATTTATAGGCGAGTAGCCGCAGAGAGTCTAAATACTCCGGTTCAGACTTGGGGAAGTGTGCAGAAAATTTCGTTTACCCATATTTTATTTGGAGAAAAACTTCCTCAATTTTTAGGATTTGATAAGGGACCAATTTCTCTGCCCGGTGGTAGAGCTACCATTTCACAGGGACAAATTTACAGAGCTGCCGGTCGCAAAACTAGTTTTGCCCCATCCATTCGAATTGTATCTGATATGTCAACTAACGTATGTATTACCAATATGCCAGGTGGACCGAGGGACAGAAGGTTTTCACAGTGGTATTCATCTGATTTAAAAAATTGGATTTCCGGTAAGTATAAAACCTTAGGACAAGAAGGGAAGGATTTAAAATTTAATTAA